The sequence below is a genomic window from Clostridium putrefaciens.
GGAAGTCCTTATCAAGACTTAATGTTTTGGGAGTATGCAAAGAAAGGTTCATTACAAATATCTAAATCATCTGATAATCCGACTTTATCTGATGGTAATGATTACTATTCAGTAGTAGGAGCTGAGTATGGGGTATTCTCTAATGCGGATGCTTCAGGGCAGGTTGCTACACTTACTATAGAAGGTAATGCGTGGTCTCAGGTAATTGAATTAGATGCAGGAACTTATTACTTAAAAGAGCTTAAGGCTCCAAAAGGTTATGCCTTAGATGATGTTATATACCCTTTGACAGTGAATGCAGGGTCTAGGACAGAAGAAAGTTTTACGGATAAACCTCAATCTGACCCAGTTTTCCTTTTATTAAAGAAAGTAGATTCGTCTACGGGAACTGGTACACCTCAGGGTGGTGGTTCTTTGGCTGATGCCCAGTTTACGTTTAAGTTTTATGCAGGGGCGTACTCTGATGGGGTTAATCCAGCTGATTCGGGAGTTTCTCCTTCTAGGACGTGGGTTATGAAGACTGATAGTGATGGGTTTATTCGTTTAGGGGATAGCTTTAAGGTATCAGGAGATGATTTTTACTATCATCGTGCAACTGATCCTACCCTACCACTTGGAACTCTAACAATGCAAGAGACTAAGGCTCCGATAGGTTACAAATTAAACACTGAGTTGTTTGTAAGAAGAATAACTCCAAATGGTTTAGGTGATGAGGTTCATACCTATCTAGAACCAACAATAAAAGAAGAAACTTTAGATTTTACTATAACAAAGGTACAGAGTGGTACTTCAACGGTACTTCCAAATGTAAAGTTCAATCATACTAAACCTAATGGCTCTGTTGATGAGTTAACAACTGGACCAGATGGTAAGATAACAATGAAAGGTTTAACTCAAGGAACTCATAGAATAGTAGAAACAAAAGCAATTGCAGGATTTGAAATGAATACTAATGAATTTGTTTTTGAGGTTACATCTTCAAATACAATATCTGTTGTAACAAATACAGTTAATAGGGGTATGAGTTACTCAGAATCTAAAGGAAATGGTTTATTAACAGTAGAAAATAAACTAAGTTCTTTCAAATTAAGTATAGTAAAGGTAAGTAGTAAGAACAAACCTTTAAAAGGTGCAGAATTCACTTTATACTCTGATAGAGGATGTACAAATGAGATAAGTAAATCTATATCAGATGGTAGTGGAGAGTTATCATTTACTGGTTTGACAATAGGTACTAATTACTTCTTCAAAGAAACAAAAGCACCAGCGGGTTATAGAATACCTGTAGATGTTAATGGAAATGTTCATGTGTACGAGATAACAACGTCCTCAACTCCTTCTCAAGGGGTATTTAATTTTAAAGTAGATGGAACTGATTATAATGCTAGTTCAACTAGTGGAGATGTAAGTCTAGGGGGTAATGCAGAATCTAGAGTAATCAATATTAAAGTTGTTAACTCTATAATGATGAAACTTCCTTCAACGGGTTCAAATATGATGTTACCGATACTAGCAGCAGGTATGTCTTTAATGTTTGTTGCATTTACTCTAGGTAAGAGATTAAGAAAGCAAAACAAGAAAGAGAATACAAAGGGGGGTACTATTGTGGTAAGACGTAAGTTAATAAAATATATAGTGGCTTGTACTATAGTAACAGGGGTACTAGTAACTAGTATATCACCAAGCTTAATAGCCCATGCAAAAGGAACTACTGGAACGGGTGTGGTAGCTAAAGATGTTAAGAATTTAGCAGGAAAAGCAACACCAAGGGGTATAGCAAACTTCGGAAGAGGTAGTGCATCAATATCTATAACAGGTAATACTACTAAACAAACATTGATTGGAAAGGTTTTTAATATCTATAAACTATTTAATGCGGAGAACTCTGCAGGTTTAGAGTCAATAAACTATACATTAAACCCAGAATTCGCTCCAGCGTTAAAGAACGTAGTGGGTGTGAAGTTAGGTAAAAAGCCAGCTATCGTTACAGAATATGAAATAATAGACTACATTCAATCCCTTAACAAGAACAAAGTAGAGGGTGCTAAGGCAGCTCAAGCTTTAGAAGGTAGATATAGTGATTTTAGATATTTCATTGAAGAATTAAGAAATGAATTAGTTAAATTAAACGTAAAGTCTGATGTTGTGTCAGTAACAGAAGTAAAAGCAAATAATGGAATAGATTTAACTGGATTAGATTTCGGTTATTATGTAGTTGATGAGGTGTTCAATGTATCAGGAACTCACTCAGCAGGTTCTCTATGCATGGTGAATACTGCTAATCCGACTGCATCAATTCAAGTAAAATCAGATAAGCACAAGGAACCCAGGGTAGAATAAAATGGAAAATTGCGTTTGAAAATGGGTAGAGGAAATTAAATATGGAATAACTTATACGTATGGTGGGAAAAAAGGTTTCTATGGAGTTTTATTTGGACCATTATTAAATTTTTGTTTATCAGTTATAGCTTTTTTTATTTCTTATATTGATAAACAAAGTAAAACTTATTGGTATATCATTTCATTAACTTCAAGTATTAGCCGTTTTTTTTAATTGCGGACTAATTTTATTTATGTCATTGTTTAATAAGAACGTGATTTTACTAAATGATACAGGAATAAAATCTTCTTCGTAAATACTTTTCAGTTATTAACCGTAGGCTTGTCATTGACAATGAGGGTGCATATGGTATGCTATTCACTCTTAGGTCCACTATATAACTTCAAATGATTCGTCTATATCGCCTTAATTATAGAGAATATTATAACTGTTACACCAACTAGTATAACTACCATATTAGCTATTTTTCCGATAACAGAACCTTCTTTATAGTCTAAATTCACATCGTTTCTTCCTATAAGTACAGTATTAATTAAAAATCCTCTTATTCCTATTATTATAAATAATACTCCAAGTAGTATGCTTATTATTGTTTGATTTCCTGTTAAAGGTTTTATTAGTATACTTGAAAAAATCATTATTATTAAAATCCAAGTTAATATTTTTAATTTTTGCTCTAGATTTCTATTTTTCATAAATGATCTCCTTTATTTGCAAGGAACCCAGGGTAGAATAAAATGGAAAACTGCGCTTAAACGGATATATTAATCATACTTCATATAAATATAAGTTTCAACTTAAATTTGTTGCGTTTGAACTTGGCTTAGGTAATGAAAAGTAAAATTAAATAGTTGCCCACTTTTACTTGACTCAAACTATGTTTTATGACTTATGGTAAGCATTGGAATCTTGTGCTACAATTTAAAGTAGTAATAGGGGGTAAATTCAATGAGAATTTGTAAACATTGTGAATGTGAAATGATAGAGGGATTTGATGTTAAAGTAGAGGGAGCAGGATATGGCATTAAAATATCTAATGGTACTGGTATCTTTTCAAAGCGGTTAGAAAAGCCTAAAGTTGCAATATGCCCTAAATGTGGTGAAATTTCTTTGTATATCAGAAATGTAGACAAAATATAAAAAGTCGTGAATAACGAGAAAAAGGTGGAGGGGTTTTACAATGAAAACTATTTTCAAAAAAACAAGTGAGTATTTCTATAAATCGCCTATTTTAACCACGCTAATGTTTAGCTTTATAGGATCCTTTTTCCTTGGAATAATACTATGGATTATTGGCATAATTAAGGATTCATCGAACTTCTATTATTCAGATATATTTAAGGTGCAGTTATTGATTTTCATATTTATGTTAGTTATAGTTTTAACTATTGAAAATATGGTTTTTCTTTTTATAAAACCTAAAACAGAGGAAGAAGAAAAAGCAATAAAGAGGTGGGAAGTTGTAGCAATGGTTATTGGGGCAGCATTTTCATTTTTGTGTATAGCACTTACAAACATTGTTTTTTATGATTGGAATATGCAATTGTATAACAATGAAATGCATACTCCTATTTCAACAAAAACATTTTTGACTGTGGGTGTTATTGTTTTAGTAGCTGCTGTTGGATATATCATTCTTAGATTTTTTCCTATTACAAAATTACCTCCACTTTTTGCAGTGTTTTGTATATCTGCACTATACCTTGGTATGGCGGAGTGTATTCTGTGGTGTGTTCAAATATTTAATATATCAGATACAAATATGGTTTTACTATGTTTGTTTCCATTTAACGGTATTCTCATTGCTATAAGAACAATAAGAGATGTTGTGTATAAAAAAACTTATGAAAGCAAAAATACCTCTCACAAATTGAGGCATATTGTGATGTTACTAAATAATGCATCTAACTGGCCATGGATTGCTTTTATTACTGCAATCCCCTTGCTTGGCATTATAGTTGCAGTATTGATTTTATTTGGTCAGGAGCCTGACAGCCTTATAAAGGCTTGGACACAAACCGCTAATTGGAATATGTCACAAAAGATTGCACCACAAAATATTATTAGAGATGAACATTATTTATGTACAGTTGCAGCAGGGGGACATGGAACAATTGTAAAACCCCTACGCACTGGGAAACGACATGGTCATAGAGTCATTGTAAATAGGCAATTGTGCATTGCTAATGCTTTTGAACAGCTTCTTCAAGAGCGTACACCAAACTTTCACCATTTTGTCAGGGCTACTTATGATAAGATTGGATATCCAATAGCAAGACATATACAGTCTCCATATGTTGCTGATGCCATATATTTTATAATGAAACCGCTAGAATGGATATTTATTTTTTCTCTATATCTATTTGATACAAAACCAGAAAATCGCATAGCAGTTCAATATCCCCATTCAGCTCCACCAATATTTTATAATGTAAAATAAGAACTCTACTATAAATTTCAAAGCCTGGGGGGGCTTTTTTACAAAGGTAATATTCCAATTTTTATGAGTAAGAATAAAAAGATTGGTTAAACTAATCTACATAGGATATGACGTAGAGTATTATAAAGAAGAAAGATTATTAGAAGAGAAATGTATCATGGGAACAGTTAGTGTAAATATAGAGCTTAGTTAATTATAATCAACGGCACAACTTTTCCTATTATAGAGGAAAAATTGTACCTTTGATTATGTTTAAAGTAAAGATATGATAAAATAAGGTATAAGTATAATCAAAAAAAATTCATGAGGTGAAGATATGTATCCAATAAGATTTGAAAATTTATATTATGATAAGATTTGGGGCGGAAGAGACTTTGAAGACTTTAGGTGTAATTTGCCAAAGGGAAATATAGGAGAGAGCTGGGATGTAGCTTGTCATAAAAATGGCATGAGTATCGTAGCTAATGGGTCACTTAAAAGAAAACGTTTTGACGAAATTGTGAAAGAATATGGTCATTCTTTAGTTGGCACAGATGTTAGTACAGAAAAATTCCCTCTATTACTTAAGTTAATAAATTCAGAGGAAAACTTATCTGTTCAGGTTCATCCAGGTGATGAGTATGCTAAAAAATATGAAAATGAGTATGGAAAAACAGAAGCTTGGTATGTAATAGATGCAAAACCTGGTGCAAAATTAATTATTGGAACTAAAGATTGTTCTAAAGAAGAATTTGAAAATGCAATTAAAGAAGGTAAATGTGAGGAATATCTAAATATTATTGAAGTTAAAAAAGGTGATAGTTTTCTTATTAATAGTGGATTAGTTCACGCTATAGGTGGAGGGTTAACAATTGCAGAAATACAACAAAAT
It includes:
- a CDS encoding SpaA isopeptide-forming pilin-related protein; this encodes MKKTKRFLGLLLAGALTLASIPAQCVRADVISPGVKVSIEGGGTVTLDDKVSKHVLKNGDVFKADYTEGSKYSISLSADDGSSIQGVAIDGKKDNNIKIGTKTGKYDYEIAKTISNISVTFEKGCDLTVSEYLEGKYNSERAVNFRKAVVEKNKLQAKVDSDFFLKQENLSAMEDVENIGDLVSLVKLSKKDLAIDHTNEVVRSVEAPLSYSSPSSPARSGRSKRSLSSTPPKLVVTYHGEITAYANGKFLSAGDSFSINGNTAFCADRYLPHPKSGTVATSSYIETNPSLRKILYYGFGGPGQVSGWDANALRIATARALSHERHGNGGVIGGRLYSQVTSMAEPPAGFNAILVQIGSPYQDLMFWEYAKKGSLQISKSSDNPTLSDGNDYYSVVGAEYGVFSNADASGQVATLTIEGNAWSQVIELDAGTYYLKELKAPKGYALDDVIYPLTVNAGSRTEESFTDKPQSDPVFLLLKKVDSSTGTGTPQGGGSLADAQFTFKFYAGAYSDGVNPADSGVSPSRTWVMKTDSDGFIRLGDSFKVSGDDFYYHRATDPTLPLGTLTMQETKAPIGYKLNTELFVRRITPNGLGDEVHTYLEPTIKEETLDFTITKVQSGTSTVLPNVKFNHTKPNGSVDELTTGPDGKITMKGLTQGTHRIVETKAIAGFEMNTNEFVFEVTSSNTISVVTNTVNRGMSYSESKGNGLLTVENKLSSFKLSIVKVSSKNKPLKGAEFTLYSDRGCTNEISKSISDGSGELSFTGLTIGTNYFFKETKAPAGYRIPVDVNGNVHVYEITTSSTPSQGVFNFKVDGTDYNASSTSGDVSLGGNAESRVINIKVVNSIMMKLPSTGSNMMLPILAAGMSLMFVAFTLGKRLRKQNKKENTKGGTIVVRRKLIKYIVACTIVTGVLVTSISPSLIAHAKGTTGTGVVAKDVKNLAGKATPRGIANFGRGSASISITGNTTKQTLIGKVFNIYKLFNAENSAGLESINYTLNPEFAPALKNVVGVKLGKKPAIVTEYEIIDYIQSLNKNKVEGAKAAQALEGRYSDFRYFIEELRNELVKLNVKSDVVSVTEVKANNGIDLTGLDFGYYVVDEVFNVSGTHSAGSLCMVNTANPTASIQVKSDKHKEPRVE
- a CDS encoding nucleic acid-binding protein — its product is MRICKHCECEMIEGFDVKVEGAGYGIKISNGTGIFSKRLEKPKVAICPKCGEISLYIRNVDKI
- a CDS encoding DUF6688 domain-containing protein is translated as MKTIFKKTSEYFYKSPILTTLMFSFIGSFFLGIILWIIGIIKDSSNFYYSDIFKVQLLIFIFMLVIVLTIENMVFLFIKPKTEEEEKAIKRWEVVAMVIGAAFSFLCIALTNIVFYDWNMQLYNNEMHTPISTKTFLTVGVIVLVAAVGYIILRFFPITKLPPLFAVFCISALYLGMAECILWCVQIFNISDTNMVLLCLFPFNGILIAIRTIRDVVYKKTYESKNTSHKLRHIVMLLNNASNWPWIAFITAIPLLGIIVAVLILFGQEPDSLIKAWTQTANWNMSQKIAPQNIIRDEHYLCTVAAGGHGTIVKPLRTGKRHGHRVIVNRQLCIANAFEQLLQERTPNFHHFVRATYDKIGYPIARHIQSPYVADAIYFIMKPLEWIFIFSLYLFDTKPENRIAVQYPHSAPPIFYNVK
- a CDS encoding type I phosphomannose isomerase catalytic subunit yields the protein MYPIRFENLYYDKIWGGRDFEDFRCNLPKGNIGESWDVACHKNGMSIVANGSLKRKRFDEIVKEYGHSLVGTDVSTEKFPLLLKLINSEENLSVQVHPGDEYAKKYENEYGKTEAWYVIDAKPGAKLIIGTKDCSKEEFENAIKEGKCEEYLNIIEVKKGDSFLINSGLVHAIGGGLTIAEIQQNSDITYRVYDYGRKRELHVDQSLQVINFDLKAINCSENVLEDFEGFSKVLLCENEYFGMEKYNIKKELNDESDEKKFFIITCVEGNGEIIFKNSEEKIKKGDSYLIPATLGKYSIKGELEIIKSYPN